The Zingiber officinale cultivar Zhangliang chromosome 9A, Zo_v1.1, whole genome shotgun sequence genome window below encodes:
- the LOC122021888 gene encoding uncharacterized protein LOC122021888 yields the protein MVDAEPTGDGKELRRLLASLSAAAEDVQSFRGRWSSVSVTVAHLSAALDDLDRLKSFPLVAKLLCSLLQAASSALDLAVLCRTPDPPAARLHTQSNIAAASAALQQLAADADVLRRSDALFDPPEEGSRHRESVREEARSLVIRLQIGSPESRIAALDSLLDLLCDDKNVMATVAQGAVPALVRLLDSVSVAASCHEAREKAAAAIARISAVPSCHHLLTTEGLPLLHHLARVLESDGGVAKEKACIALQTLTQTRDNALIIGSRGGIAALLEICRGGTPSSAQAAAAAVLKNLAAAQELRQKFAEENGVPVIVGVLASGTPLARENALSCLGNLSSSEESQNIKVSIFKEGALESLKNYWEAVEAGEHQNLELGIRLVRNLACFRYIAEAIAASGFLLRVTSALESSRPGARTEAAMAVAELSSVFGRARKEFEGAVTPLVRMLEAKAMEEKEVAAKVVASLMSFPVYQRLLRKEEKGIVSIVQLLDHSVLVDKKFPISILVSISKSRKCRKQMVAAGACGYLQKLAIMEVDRAKKLLEDLRRGKILGVFPRT from the coding sequence ATGGTCGATGCAGAACCTACGGGAGACGGGAAGGAACTCCGCCGCCTCCTCGCCTCCCTCTCTGCCGCCGCGGAAGACGTCCAATCGTTCCGCGGCCGCTGGTCCTCCGTCTCCGTCACCGTTGCCCACCTCTCCGCTGCCCTAGACGACCTCGATCGTCTCAAGTCTTTCCCCCTCGTCGCCAAACTCCTCTGCTCCCTTCTCCAAGCTGCATCCTCCGCTCTTGACCTCGCCGTTCTCTGCCGCACCCCTGACCCTCCCGCCGCTCGGCTCCACACCCAGAGCAACATTGCCGCCGCCTCCGCGGCCCTTCAGCAGCTCGCCGCAGACGCCGATGTTCTCCGCCGCAGCGACGCTCTTTTCGACCCGCCGGAGGAAGGGAGTCGGCACCGAGAGTCTGTGCGGGAGGAGGCCCGGAGCCTCGTGATTCGGCTTCAGATCGGGAGCCCCGAGTCGAGGATCGCCGCGCTGGATTCTCTCCTCGACCTCCTATGCGACGACAAGAACGTCATGGCGACCGTCGCACAGGGCGCGGTGCCGGCGCTTGTCCGCCTCCTCGACTCCGTCTCCGTCGCCGCGTCCTGCCACGAGGCGAGGGAGAAGGCCGCGGCGGCGATCGCAAGGATCTCCGCCGTGCCAAGCTGCCACCACCTCCTGACCACGGAGGGCCTGCCCCTTCTCCACCACCTCGCCCGCGTCCTCGAGTCCGACGGTGGCGTCGCCAAGGAGAAGGCTTGTATCGCCTTGCAAACCCTAACCCAGACCAGGGACAATGCCCTCATCATCGGGTCCCGCGGCGGGATCGCCGCACTCCTAGAGATCTGCCGCGGTGGAACTCCCTCCTCCGCCCAGGCAGCCGCCGCCGCGGTGCTGAAAAATCTCGCCGCGGCGCAAGAACTCCGGCAAAAATTCGCCGAAGAGAATGGAGTCCCGGTCATCGTCGGAGTTTTAGCGTCCGGAACACCTCTTGCCCGAGAGAACGCCCTCAGCTGCCTTGGCAATCTATCTTCTAGTGAAGAATCCCAAAACATAAAAGTATCCATCTTCAAAGAAGGGGCTTTGGAATCCCTGAAGAACTACTGGGAAGCAGTTGAAGCAGGAGAGCATCAAAATCTTGAGCTGGGaattcgcttagtaagaaacttggcatgtttcaggTACATAGCAGAGGCCATCGCCGCCTCCGGCTTCCTTCTCCGCGTCACCAGCGCACTGGAGAGCTCCAGGCCAGGAGCAAGAACAGAGGCAGCCATGGCAGTAGCTGAATTATCTTCAGTTTTTGGGAGGGCGAGGAAGGAGTTTGAGGGCGCAGTCACTCCCCTGGTGCGGATGCTGGAAGCAAAAGCCATGGAGGAAAAGGAAGTTGCTGCAAAGGTTGTGGCTTCTCTGATGTCATTCCCTGTGTATCAGAGATTGCTGAGGAAGGAGGAGAAGGGAATAGTAAGCATCGTTCAGCTCCTCGATCACTCAGTTCTTGTCGATAAGAAGTTCCCAATTTCAATACTGGTATCGATTTCAAAGTCAAGAAAGTGTAGGAAGCAGATGGTGGCGGCCGGAGCCTGCGGGTACTTGCAGAAACTTGCGATCATGGAGGTGGATCGGGCAAAGAAGTTGCTTGAGGACTTGCGAAGAGGAAAGATACTGGGAGTATTTCCAAGAACTTGA